In the genome of Croceimicrobium hydrocarbonivorans, one region contains:
- a CDS encoding Kelch repeat-containing protein gives MKNTTTLFLALLYSAGLLAQSQTWETLSGIPDGIHHPVTFAIGDYGYSVTGVSSFGVETDNANRYNPLTDTWSTLPDFPGGARGFAIGLSYKGYGYLGFGASSSQYFKDLWRFDTSNNQWTQLADCGCVGRRHPALMAANDKIYLGLGNDNTGDLKDFWVYDIPTDTWTQLPDIPGPARHHPFMFATNGEVYAGMGHGGNFIFGDWYRFDTVNMNWQSMSNFPGEARVAGTQFDHAGYGYVLSGDGDNHSFMGTGEMWQYESSTDTWTELDPHPGFSRWAPGSFVIGDTLYFFGGFDRANSTFPTDMYKYFFNTNGIGLTELKQNASLFYPNPSRGLIRINPEWIENELKLYNLQGQLLQGWPQAPGEIDFSELPPAIYILEIRDDKGQIHREKFWKK, from the coding sequence ATGAAAAACACCACTACTCTATTTTTAGCACTACTTTATTCTGCAGGCCTGCTCGCGCAGAGTCAAACCTGGGAAACGCTTAGTGGCATTCCCGATGGTATCCACCACCCCGTAACCTTTGCCATTGGCGATTACGGTTATTCTGTAACCGGAGTTTCCAGCTTTGGCGTAGAAACCGATAATGCCAATCGCTACAATCCGCTTACTGATACCTGGTCTACCCTGCCGGATTTCCCAGGAGGGGCCCGCGGTTTCGCTATTGGCCTTAGCTATAAAGGCTATGGCTATTTAGGATTTGGAGCCAGCAGCAGTCAGTATTTCAAAGACCTCTGGCGCTTCGACACCAGCAATAATCAATGGACCCAATTAGCAGATTGCGGCTGTGTGGGTCGTCGCCATCCAGCCCTTATGGCTGCCAACGATAAAATTTACCTGGGCTTAGGTAATGATAATACTGGGGACCTCAAAGATTTTTGGGTCTACGATATCCCCACCGACACCTGGACCCAATTACCCGATATTCCCGGGCCTGCCCGCCATCATCCATTTATGTTTGCAACCAATGGTGAGGTTTATGCCGGAATGGGCCATGGAGGCAATTTCATTTTTGGTGATTGGTATCGCTTTGATACGGTGAACATGAACTGGCAGAGCATGAGCAATTTCCCAGGCGAAGCAAGAGTTGCCGGAACCCAGTTCGACCATGCAGGCTATGGCTATGTGCTCAGCGGTGATGGCGACAATCACAGTTTCATGGGAACAGGCGAAATGTGGCAATATGAGTCTAGTACTGATACCTGGACCGAACTAGATCCACATCCTGGCTTTAGCCGTTGGGCTCCCGGGTCTTTTGTTATTGGCGACACCCTTTATTTCTTTGGTGGTTTCGATCGAGCCAATTCGACCTTCCCAACCGACATGTACAAGTACTTTTTTAATACCAATGGAATAGGCCTCACTGAGCTAAAGCAAAATGCTTCCCTCTTTTACCCCAACCCCAGTAGAGGTCTCATTCGCATTAATCCGGAATGGATTGAAAATGAATTAAAGCTCTACAATCTACAAGGGCAACTGCTACAAGGCTGGCCTCAAGCTCCTGGTGAGATCGATTTCAGCGAGCTCCCTCCAGCGATTTACATCCTCGAAATTCGAGATGATAAAGGTCAAATACACCGCGAAAAATTCTGGAAAAAATAA
- a CDS encoding putative signal transducing protein translates to MGKLISIAEFDAVNEAYVLKSRLESEGISCFLTNENLNSVLPGIGFTKVVLQVPLEDSIRALDILYENPSGNPISL, encoded by the coding sequence ATGGGAAAACTCATAAGTATAGCGGAATTCGATGCGGTAAACGAAGCCTATGTGCTTAAAAGCCGATTGGAATCAGAAGGAATATCTTGCTTCCTGACCAATGAAAATCTCAATAGCGTTTTACCAGGAATTGGCTTCACCAAGGTGGTATTGCAAGTGCCGCTGGAGGATAGCATTCGCGCTTTGGATATCCTTTACGAAAACCCCAGCGGAAACCCTATTAGCTTATAG
- a CDS encoding TonB-dependent receptor plug domain-containing protein produces MKKIWSLVIAIIAGNALFAQTLKVVDAVEGEAIEHATLRIRAEHLLPLYTDDQGMVDISVFEGREISISALGYHQKTLSYQEIQALGFLVKLSPKPMALDQVVISASRWSQSSRELPYHISSIKSREIYFQSPQTAADLLGQSGEVFIQKSQQGGGSPMIRGFATNRLLIAVDGIRMNNAIFRAGNLQQVISLDPFAIDRSEVFFGPASVIYGSDAIGGVMSFNTLRPEFSTDTALLVYGSAYSRYSSANQELTQHVDYNVGSEKLAWRGSFSYNRYGDLRMGSQGSDELLRPYSVQRIDSQDVVIRNTDPTLQLNTGFEQFHTLQKLRYRPSNHLDFEYSFMYSRTGNYDRYDRLIRTRGGLPRAAEWYYGPQVWAMNKFEVNYRKSSLLFDGATLRVASQVFEESRHDRDFGSTDLNHRFEDVQALSFNLDLQKRISESHKLFYGVEAIRNDVRSTGTTEDIVSGDISNAASRYPQSDWSSYAAYLNHEWELSQKFTTQLGLRYNHFIINSDFSDNLAYYPLPFSTAEINTGNLTGSLGFVFRPTENWKWRLNLGTAFRAPNVDDIGKIFDSGDAIVVVPNPDLKAEYAYNAEFGAATHLWESIKLDASAYYTYLDQAMVRRPYTINGQSSLFYDGELSEIHAVQNAARAQVYGVQIGLDWNYNQTWFWRNQFNWQKGEEEDQDGVVGPSRHAAPWFGVSRIQFENKGLRLEANVQVSGEVSAENLNFEEAGKGYLYQTDADGNAYSPGWYTLNFKSSYQLNEAWTISAGIENITDQRYRPYSSGLVAAGRNFILAARFHF; encoded by the coding sequence ATGAAAAAAATATGGAGCCTGGTTATAGCGATTATAGCCGGAAACGCTCTTTTTGCGCAAACTTTAAAGGTGGTAGACGCCGTTGAAGGCGAAGCTATTGAACATGCCACCCTGCGTATTCGCGCCGAACATTTACTGCCTCTTTACACGGATGATCAAGGAATGGTAGACATCTCTGTTTTTGAAGGAAGAGAAATTAGCATTAGCGCGCTCGGTTATCACCAAAAGACTTTAAGCTACCAGGAAATTCAGGCTTTAGGATTTCTGGTTAAACTCAGTCCTAAGCCCATGGCCTTGGATCAGGTGGTAATATCAGCCTCTCGTTGGAGCCAGTCCTCAAGGGAGCTTCCCTATCATATCAGCAGTATAAAAAGTAGGGAAATCTATTTCCAAAGTCCCCAAACTGCTGCAGATTTACTCGGCCAGAGTGGCGAAGTATTTATCCAAAAAAGTCAACAAGGTGGCGGTAGTCCAATGATTAGAGGCTTTGCTACCAATCGACTCTTAATCGCCGTAGATGGCATCCGGATGAACAATGCCATTTTTAGGGCGGGTAACCTGCAACAGGTAATTTCATTGGACCCATTTGCCATTGATCGCAGTGAAGTGTTCTTTGGTCCGGCATCGGTAATCTATGGCTCAGATGCTATTGGAGGGGTGATGAGTTTCAATACCCTTCGCCCTGAATTCAGCACCGATACCGCCCTGCTAGTTTACGGATCCGCCTACAGTCGCTATTCCTCCGCTAATCAAGAATTGACTCAGCATGTGGATTATAATGTAGGTAGTGAAAAGCTGGCTTGGCGCGGAAGCTTTAGCTACAATCGCTATGGTGATTTACGCATGGGTTCGCAGGGTTCGGATGAATTGCTACGACCTTATTCGGTGCAGCGCATCGATAGCCAAGATGTGGTAATCCGCAATACCGATCCTACCTTGCAGCTAAATACTGGCTTCGAGCAATTTCATACTCTACAGAAGCTACGTTATCGCCCCAGCAACCATTTGGATTTCGAATACAGCTTTATGTATTCTCGTACCGGAAACTACGATCGTTATGATCGCCTTATTCGTACGCGAGGAGGTTTACCTCGTGCCGCCGAATGGTATTACGGGCCACAGGTTTGGGCCATGAATAAGTTCGAAGTAAACTATCGCAAATCCAGTCTGCTATTTGATGGCGCTACTTTAAGAGTCGCTTCACAGGTATTTGAAGAAAGTCGTCATGATCGCGATTTCGGCAGCACGGATCTCAATCATCGCTTTGAAGATGTGCAGGCCCTTTCCTTCAATTTAGATCTGCAAAAGCGCATTTCCGAATCTCATAAGCTCTTTTACGGTGTTGAAGCTATTCGCAATGATGTACGCTCTACTGGCACAACAGAGGATATTGTAAGTGGAGATATAAGCAATGCTGCTTCCCGTTATCCTCAGTCGGATTGGTCGAGCTATGCTGCCTATCTAAACCATGAATGGGAGCTGAGCCAAAAGTTCACCACTCAATTAGGATTGCGTTACAATCACTTTATCATTAACAGTGATTTTAGCGACAACCTAGCCTATTATCCGCTCCCCTTCTCTACTGCGGAGATTAACACTGGTAATCTTACAGGGAGCTTAGGTTTTGTATTCCGCCCTACCGAGAATTGGAAATGGCGCTTAAATCTGGGAACCGCTTTCCGGGCTCCTAATGTGGATGATATTGGCAAGATCTTCGATTCGGGCGATGCCATTGTGGTGGTTCCAAACCCTGACCTTAAAGCCGAATATGCCTACAATGCCGAGTTTGGTGCTGCCACCCATTTATGGGAAAGCATTAAACTGGATGCTAGTGCTTATTACACCTATTTAGATCAAGCTATGGTGCGCCGGCCTTACACTATAAACGGACAAAGCAGCCTCTTTTACGATGGTGAATTGAGTGAAATTCATGCCGTTCAGAATGCAGCCCGAGCTCAAGTATATGGTGTGCAAATCGGTTTAGATTGGAACTACAATCAGACTTGGTTCTGGCGAAATCAGTTTAACTGGCAAAAAGGAGAAGAGGAAGATCAGGATGGAGTGGTTGGACCTTCTCGTCATGCCGCCCCTTGGTTTGGAGTAAGTCGTATTCAGTTTGAGAATAAAGGTTTACGATTGGAAGCCAATGTTCAGGTTTCTGGCGAAGTGAGTGCTGAAAACCTCAACTTCGAAGAAGCTGGGAAAGGCTACCTCTACCAAACCGATGCCGATGGCAATGCCTACTCACCCGGTTGGTATACCCTCAACTTCAAATCGAGCTACCAGCTTAATGAAGCCTGGACCATCAGTGCCGGAATTGAGAATATTACCGATCAACGATACCGTCCCTACAGCAGTGGTTTAGTGGCTGCGGGACGCAATTTCATTTTAGCAGCACGCTTTCACTTTTAA
- the gldE gene encoding gliding motility-associated protein GldE, translating into MDPEPSSLLFLSDILQPFTLDLLFPLVLLLILLLGSALVSGSEVAFFSITPRDIDELKDRKHPRLDTLIELLDHPKTLLATILIANNFINVGIVILSKFLSDALFDFSANEQLGLIFQIGIITFLILLFGEVLPKVYATKNSTSFGLIMCGPMFIMRRLFRPVSILLVRSTGFFEKRLQTRSEALSVDDLSQALEITSNDESPQEEQKILEGIVKFGSTNVKQIMKPRMDVVSLDQSSTYPQVMEVILSSGFSRIPIYEESFDQVKGILYIKDLLSHIEAGDDFQWQSLLREPFFVPENKKIDDLLREFQDRKIHLAIVVDEYGGTSGIVTLEDIIEEIVGEISDEFDEEELFYSKLDDRNYVFEAKIHLTDFFKVIGAVESDFEDFLDEAETLAGLLLEVAGKFPEKNEEIDYKHYRFKVESLDGRRMKRIKVSLMEKHGDEEA; encoded by the coding sequence TTGGACCCCGAACCGTCGAGTTTACTTTTCCTTAGCGATATCCTTCAACCCTTTACCTTGGACCTGCTCTTTCCGCTGGTTCTGCTTTTAATCCTGCTTTTAGGTTCCGCCCTCGTAAGTGGCTCCGAAGTAGCATTTTTTTCGATCACTCCACGCGATATTGACGAACTTAAGGATCGCAAGCATCCCCGCCTAGATACGCTTATCGAATTACTGGATCACCCCAAAACCTTATTGGCGACCATCCTCATTGCGAATAATTTCATCAATGTGGGAATTGTTATCCTCTCCAAGTTTTTGAGCGATGCCCTGTTTGATTTTAGTGCCAATGAGCAATTAGGACTGATCTTTCAAATCGGTATAATCACCTTTTTAATTTTATTGTTTGGGGAGGTTTTACCTAAGGTTTACGCTACCAAGAACAGCACGAGCTTCGGCTTAATTATGTGCGGACCGATGTTTATCATGCGTAGATTATTCCGCCCGGTAAGTATTCTTTTGGTGCGCTCTACAGGCTTTTTCGAAAAGCGCTTGCAAACCCGTTCCGAAGCTTTGTCGGTAGATGATTTAAGCCAGGCGCTGGAGATTACTAGTAATGATGAAAGCCCCCAAGAAGAGCAAAAGATTTTGGAAGGCATCGTGAAATTCGGTTCTACCAATGTAAAGCAGATTATGAAACCTCGGATGGATGTGGTTTCCCTCGATCAAAGCTCTACCTATCCGCAAGTGATGGAGGTGATTTTGAGCAGTGGCTTTTCAAGGATTCCGATTTATGAAGAAAGCTTCGATCAGGTAAAGGGTATACTCTACATCAAGGATTTGCTTTCTCATATTGAAGCGGGGGACGATTTTCAATGGCAAAGCCTTTTACGCGAACCTTTCTTTGTGCCGGAGAATAAAAAGATCGACGACCTTTTGCGTGAGTTCCAGGATCGTAAAATCCACTTGGCTATTGTAGTAGATGAATATGGGGGTACCTCGGGTATTGTTACCCTGGAAGATATTATTGAAGAAATTGTAGGAGAAATTAGCGATGAATTTGATGAGGAGGAACTCTTTTACTCCAAGCTCGATGATCGCAATTATGTATTCGAAGCGAAGATTCACCTTACCGACTTCTTTAAAGTGATCGGTGCGGTAGAAAGTGATTTCGAAGACTTTTTGGATGAGGCCGAAACCTTGGCCGGTCTGCTCTTGGAAGTAGCCGGTAAGTTCCCTGAGAAAAACGAGGAGATCGACTACAAGCATTATCGCTTTAAAGTAGAAAGCCTGGATGGTCGACGCATGAAACGTATCAAGGTAAGCTTGATGGAAAAGCATGGAGATGAGGAAGCTTAA
- a CDS encoding DMT family transporter, whose protein sequence is MKTPKINPALAWAMFVLLALIWGSSFILMKRGLESFDFAQIGMLRIATAWIFTVIIAFRKFKFWKKVDTMPSAIVGYFGNAIPYILFPLAVTRLDSSLVGILNSLVPLFTLIIGLIWFGVRVRWIGVTGIILGFAGALWLLLPGLQIDADKLGFGIYPIIATVCYALSINTINSKLKDLDSLSITLFSTSTVGPLALIYVFSTDFLEIMQTNPNAWLNLGYISIMGIVGTSLAVILFNYLIKGTSSLFAASVTYAIPLVALLWGIWDGEDVGPEHLVGMLLILAGVYLVNFKGSPADRIRKRLAKAR, encoded by the coding sequence GTGAAAACACCGAAGATAAATCCTGCTCTGGCCTGGGCCATGTTTGTTTTGCTAGCCTTAATTTGGGGTAGCTCTTTTATCCTGATGAAGCGTGGTTTGGAGAGCTTCGATTTTGCGCAAATTGGCATGCTGCGGATCGCCACGGCTTGGATTTTCACGGTGATTATTGCCTTCCGAAAGTTCAAGTTTTGGAAGAAGGTAGATACTATGCCTTCGGCCATTGTGGGCTATTTCGGGAATGCCATCCCCTATATTCTTTTTCCCTTGGCGGTAACTCGATTGGATTCTTCCCTGGTAGGAATCTTAAATTCTTTGGTGCCACTTTTCACCTTAATCATTGGCTTGATCTGGTTTGGAGTACGCGTGCGCTGGATTGGTGTAACAGGAATAATCCTCGGTTTTGCCGGGGCACTATGGTTATTATTGCCCGGTCTTCAAATAGATGCTGATAAACTAGGTTTTGGTATTTATCCCATTATAGCCACGGTATGCTATGCTTTGAGTATCAATACCATTAATTCTAAATTGAAGGATTTAGACTCATTGTCCATCACCCTATTTAGTACTAGCACTGTCGGACCTTTGGCCTTGATCTATGTGTTTAGTACCGACTTTCTGGAGATCATGCAAACGAATCCTAATGCCTGGCTTAATTTGGGTTATATCTCTATTATGGGTATTGTGGGAACCAGCTTAGCGGTAATTCTCTTTAATTATCTCATTAAGGGGACCAGCTCTCTTTTTGCAGCTAGTGTTACTTATGCTATTCCATTGGTAGCTCTACTTTGGGGTATTTGGGATGGTGAAGATGTAGGTCCTGAACATTTGGTAGGTATGCTCCTGATTTTAGCCGGGGTTTATTTAGTAAACTTCAAAGGTTCACCGGCCGATCGTATTCGTAAACGTTTGGCGAAAGCAAGGTAG
- a CDS encoding RCC1 domain-containing protein, translated as MNKIVISLLVSFLNLNGLFAQVIEARYGVVLLKCADNQLYFAGINESGQSGNGSTGSHTSSFSKVPGMDSIHSFASGIGYVLAVKSNGDLYAWGDNLVGNLGIGPYWDTLIPALVPNVPPVKSIAAGDGNSILLSVDSLVFTAGSSAYGALGRSLDSIPRNYFGPVDTLQEIVSVYAGYNHSAALDKYGQLWLWGAGGWGQLGLGNLSNRFRAGRMPNLKFSSVFLADFTSFGIDSSGHVWAWGENQQGELGVPIATNGDPYIVNPQQVQGINQAVQIASGFGTTLALLSDGRVKAWGRNNYFQLGDGTLQDRFYPDYVPGLQNIYAVGLNGAVCYALDSLGTLYTWGYGYEWLLQGNDTLKALPTPVNFTACIPSIGAEEQESNKIMELYPNPVTNYLQVRVSEGTEAELSIYNLKGELVWREAKWRARAIDLSGLANGLYLLKLVQGDEVYSRKILIKR; from the coding sequence ATGAACAAAATTGTAATAAGCTTACTTGTTTCTTTCTTAAATCTAAATGGTCTGTTTGCACAGGTTATAGAAGCTCGCTATGGGGTGGTATTACTTAAATGCGCAGATAATCAATTGTATTTTGCCGGTATAAATGAATCTGGTCAGTCGGGTAATGGTAGCACTGGGAGTCATACAAGCAGTTTTAGTAAGGTGCCAGGCATGGACTCTATTCATTCATTCGCTTCAGGAATTGGATATGTGCTAGCAGTTAAATCTAACGGTGACCTTTACGCCTGGGGTGATAATCTGGTAGGTAACCTCGGTATAGGTCCTTATTGGGATACCCTAATCCCTGCTTTAGTGCCAAATGTTCCGCCAGTAAAGTCAATTGCTGCTGGAGATGGCAATAGTATATTGTTAAGTGTGGATAGCTTGGTTTTTACCGCGGGCTCTTCAGCATATGGGGCATTAGGGAGATCTTTAGATTCTATTCCTCGGAATTACTTTGGCCCAGTAGACACCTTGCAAGAAATTGTTTCAGTTTATGCGGGTTATAACCATAGTGCAGCCTTGGATAAGTACGGTCAACTCTGGCTTTGGGGGGCTGGAGGATGGGGGCAATTAGGTTTAGGGAATCTTTCAAATCGCTTCAGGGCCGGAAGAATGCCAAATCTGAAATTTTCCTCAGTTTTTTTAGCAGATTTCACATCATTCGGTATAGATTCTTCTGGCCATGTATGGGCATGGGGCGAAAACCAGCAGGGAGAATTAGGTGTACCGATAGCCACCAACGGGGATCCTTATATTGTAAATCCGCAGCAGGTGCAAGGTATTAACCAGGCTGTCCAAATTGCTTCCGGTTTTGGTACTACCCTCGCTTTATTATCTGATGGGAGAGTGAAGGCCTGGGGGAGGAATAATTATTTTCAATTGGGAGATGGTACTTTACAGGATCGCTTTTATCCGGACTATGTGCCTGGATTACAGAATATTTATGCTGTTGGATTAAATGGAGCAGTTTGCTATGCCTTAGATAGTCTTGGGACACTTTATACCTGGGGATATGGTTATGAGTGGTTACTGCAGGGCAATGATACCCTTAAGGCATTGCCAACGCCAGTAAATTTCACTGCGTGTATTCCGTCGATTGGTGCTGAAGAGCAAGAGAGTAATAAAATAATGGAGCTATATCCTAATCCTGTTACAAATTATCTGCAAGTGCGGGTTTCAGAAGGCACTGAGGCAGAGCTAAGTATTTACAATCTAAAAGGTGAATTGGTTTGGCGGGAAGCTAAATGGCGTGCTAGGGCTATTGATCTCAGTGGCTTAGCAAATGGCCTTTACCTACTAAAATTGGTGCAAGGAGATGAAGTCTATTCCCGTAAGATTTTGATAAAGCGATAG
- a CDS encoding COX15/CtaA family protein — protein sequence MKKWLLILSRIEIVLIFLVIIAGSVVRMSGSGMGCPDWPKCFGHLIPPTERSQLDWKADSHFNKKQIIIKDEALYYALEDFTSGSEYNPENWAKYTRHDYALFNPTHTWIEYINRLIGALSGLPMLLMFVLTLALIRQNWWYTLLSGAGLFMLGFEAWLGKLVVDGNLIPGSITIHMIGALLIVAILLVFNGLLEREENSASAYTPNFKKWSLLALILTLIQIGLGTQVRETIDTLQQNGLARTEWMNNMDLVFYVHRSFSILILALNLWLWQQNRKLQLGYWQWNAVLLVLVLEILAGIILAYFDMPYFAQPVHLLLGSILFALQSHAIIKMILNGSRRVIPIS from the coding sequence ATGAAAAAGTGGTTGTTAATTCTGTCGCGGATCGAAATTGTTCTGATCTTTCTGGTAATCATCGCTGGTTCCGTAGTGCGAATGAGCGGTTCAGGTATGGGATGCCCCGATTGGCCTAAGTGTTTTGGTCATTTAATTCCACCCACAGAACGCAGTCAACTCGATTGGAAAGCGGATAGCCACTTCAATAAAAAGCAGATCATTATTAAGGATGAAGCCCTCTATTATGCCTTGGAGGATTTCACTTCCGGAAGCGAATACAATCCTGAGAACTGGGCGAAATACACCCGTCATGATTACGCTCTGTTTAATCCTACTCACACCTGGATTGAGTACATCAACCGATTAATCGGTGCCCTATCAGGCTTACCAATGCTTCTTATGTTTGTATTAACCTTGGCGCTGATTCGCCAGAATTGGTGGTATACGCTGCTATCTGGAGCAGGTCTCTTTATGCTGGGTTTCGAGGCCTGGTTGGGCAAATTGGTGGTAGATGGAAATTTAATCCCGGGTAGCATCACCATCCACATGATTGGTGCCCTGCTGATAGTTGCCATCCTTCTAGTATTTAATGGCTTATTGGAAAGAGAGGAAAACTCAGCATCGGCCTACACTCCTAATTTCAAAAAATGGAGCCTTCTGGCCTTAATCCTAACTTTGATTCAGATTGGCCTAGGTACTCAGGTTCGGGAAACTATTGATACCCTGCAACAAAATGGTCTGGCCCGTACTGAATGGATGAATAATATGGATTTGGTCTTTTATGTACACCGAAGCTTCTCCATTTTAATATTAGCCCTAAACCTCTGGCTCTGGCAACAAAACCGCAAACTGCAATTGGGCTACTGGCAATGGAATGCCGTTTTACTAGTGCTTGTGTTGGAAATACTCGCGGGAATTATTTTGGCTTATTTCGACATGCCCTATTTCGCACAGCCAGTACATCTTTTATTGGGATCTATCCTCTTCGCTTTGCAAAGCCACGCCATCATCAAAATGATTCTCAATGGCAGCCGAAGGGTAATTCCTATAAGCTAA
- the gldD gene encoding gliding motility lipoprotein GldD, with protein MRKLKLILLSALFLGACEGDYTPKPKGYFRIDMPATVYQEFKSDCPFHFDYNKVATLKDKGRCWYDIKYPRLKATLQLTYRQVTEDNLDTLLYEGHELAYKHTVKADGIDEKLYIDEQKRVYGLLYQLKGDAATSMQFFMTDSTDHFLRGVLYYYASPNADSLKPVNDFMRGEMIRMIESLEWENS; from the coding sequence ATGAGGAAGCTTAAGCTGATTCTTTTAAGTGCCCTGTTTTTAGGAGCGTGCGAAGGTGATTATACTCCTAAGCCCAAAGGCTATTTCCGTATCGATATGCCGGCAACAGTGTATCAGGAATTTAAGAGTGATTGCCCATTTCATTTCGATTATAATAAGGTAGCGACCCTGAAGGATAAAGGTCGTTGCTGGTATGATATTAAATACCCAAGGCTAAAAGCCACTTTGCAATTAACCTATCGCCAGGTAACTGAAGATAATTTGGATACCTTGCTTTATGAAGGTCATGAGTTGGCCTATAAGCATACTGTAAAGGCCGATGGGATTGATGAGAAACTCTATATCGATGAGCAAAAAAGAGTCTATGGTTTGCTCTATCAGCTCAAAGGTGATGCTGCTACCAGTATGCAGTTTTTCATGACCGACAGTACTGATCATTTTCTTCGCGGCGTACTCTATTATTATGCCAGTCCCAATGCTGATTCCCTAAAACCGGTGAACGATTTTATGCGGGGCGAAATGATTCGTATGATTGAAAGTCTCGAATGGGAAAACTCATAA